A single genomic interval of Gossypium raimondii isolate GPD5lz chromosome 11, ASM2569854v1, whole genome shotgun sequence harbors:
- the LOC105803108 gene encoding cyclin-P3-1: protein MGTLAIDNEDLDSDIYLALGLKRLGKGAIGTPRILTLLSSLLEKSVQKNEMQIETVIAKVNIAIFHGLRVPTISIRQYIDRIFKYARCSPSCFLVAYIYLDRFGQQTDVQLTSRNVHRLLITSVMVAAKFIDDTYFNNAYYARVGGISTAELNRLEMKFLLSLDFRLQVSINTFQRYCLQLQKEGNQVERPIRACGIKESWPSKSDTQCAPTIAR, encoded by the exons ATGGGAACTCTTGCAATTGACAACGAGGATTTGGATTCGGATATATACCTTGCTTTGGGGCTCAAAAGATTAGGTAAAGGAGCTATTGGTACTCCACGGATTTTAACACTTCTTTCTTCACTCCTTGAGAAATCTGTCCAAAAGAATGAGATGCAAATAGAGACAGTGATCGCTAAAGTCAACATTGCAATCTTCCATGGCTTAAGAGTTCCCACCATAAGCATTCGACAATATATTGATCGAATCTTCAAGTATGCTCGGTGCAGTCCTTCCTGCTTTCTTGTTGCATACATTTACTTGGATAGGTTCGGTCAACAAACTGATGTGCAGTTGACTTCCCGTAATGTTCATCGGCTCCTTATTACCAGTGTTATGGTGGCAGCAAAATTTATTGATGACAC GTATTTCAACAATGCATATTATGCCCGAGTGGGAGGAATAAGCACAGCTGAATTGAACAGGTTGGAGATGAAATTTTTGCTTAGTCTAGATTTTAGACTTCAAGTGAGCATCAATACGTTTCAAAGATACTGTTTACAGCTCCAAAAGGAAGGGAATCAAGTTGAACGGCCTATCCGAGCTTGTGGGATTAAAGAGAGTTGGCCCAGCAAAAGTGATACGCAGTGTGCTCCCACAATTGCAAGATGA